A DNA window from Methanobrevibacter thaueri contains the following coding sequences:
- a CDS encoding aspartate kinase: protein MDLVVVKFGGTSVGDGSRIKKAAQSVVNEYMKGSRVVVVVSAVNKTTDELIGLSDEAIGASLTDKQKAEIMAMGELTSARLFSATIESLGVKSEFIDPYSELWPIQTDSNYLEAKIDFNTTRKKTEGILQLVNQGVIPVICGFLGQGPSGEITTLGRGGSDITAFLIGHCLDANEVIIVTDVDGVMSTDPNKIEEAQLLEEISVEELRDLATHGAQVLHPHALKYKDPLITAKIINFEHGDLSSKGTRILGPYEGEMLKCVTLYKNPISLIAIVGEAMVKTPGLIAKLSGSLADSDINIFGISAGQNSITAFVDKTDSNKAYHLLHKVVIESDVLSSLSLGRDTAMITFVSPDIIDTPGIISEVTEPLRKNEINIVEIISSQTAIVLFVDWEDGEKARELINEVLE, encoded by the coding sequence ATGGATTTGGTAGTAGTAAAATTCGGAGGAACCTCGGTAGGTGATGGTTCCAGAATTAAAAAAGCGGCGCAGTCCGTAGTAAATGAGTATATGAAAGGTAGTCGAGTGGTAGTTGTAGTTTCAGCTGTTAATAAAACTACTGACGAGCTCATCGGATTATCTGATGAAGCTATTGGAGCTAGTTTGACTGACAAGCAGAAGGCAGAAATTATGGCTATGGGCGAATTAACTAGCGCCAGATTATTCTCAGCAACTATTGAATCTTTAGGTGTCAAGTCAGAATTTATCGACCCATATAGTGAGTTATGGCCAATTCAAACAGATTCCAATTATTTAGAGGCTAAGATTGACTTTAACACTACACGTAAAAAAACCGAAGGAATCTTGCAACTTGTAAATCAGGGTGTAATCCCAGTGATTTGTGGATTTTTAGGCCAAGGACCTAGCGGCGAAATCACAACACTCGGTAGAGGAGGAAGTGACATAACTGCATTCCTTATAGGCCACTGTTTAGATGCTAATGAAGTAATCATCGTCACTGATGTGGACGGAGTAATGTCAACCGACCCGAACAAAATCGAAGAGGCACAATTGCTCGAAGAAATATCAGTCGAAGAATTAAGGGATTTGGCTACTCATGGAGCTCAAGTTCTACATCCTCATGCATTAAAATACAAAGATCCATTAATAACTGCAAAAATTATCAATTTTGAGCATGGAGACCTCTCTTCAAAGGGAACACGCATTCTTGGTCCTTATGAAGGTGAAATGTTGAAATGCGTAACACTTTATAAGAACCCTATTTCTCTTATTGCAATTGTTGGTGAAGCGATGGTTAAAACACCAGGCTTAATAGCAAAGCTGTCCGGAAGCCTTGCGGATTCAGACATAAACATTTTTGGAATATCCGCAGGTCAGAATTCAATAACAGCATTTGTCGACAAGACAGACTCCAACAAGGCATATCATTTATTACATAAAGTAGTCATTGAAAGTGATGTATTGAGTTCTCTGTCCCTAGGAAGAGACACTGCAATGATAACCTTTGTAAGCCCAGACATAATCGATACACCAGGAATCATTTCAGAAGTCACAGAACCACTTAGAAAAAATGAAATCAATATTGTCGAGATTATCTCATCACAAACAGCAATCGTTTTATTCGTCGATTGGGAAGATGGTGAAAAAGCACGTGAATTAATTAACGAGGTTTTAGAATGA
- a CDS encoding 30S ribosomal protein S17e, which yields MGNIRTSFVKRLAKELIETHKGVFTTDFEENKKLVQEYSTVSTKHLRNKIAGYVTRLVRLEQTQE from the coding sequence ATGGGCAATATTAGAACTTCATTTGTTAAACGTTTAGCAAAAGAATTAATTGAAACTCACAAAGGTGTTTTCACTACTGATTTTGAAGAAAACAAAAAATTAGTACAAGAATACTCTACTGTAAGTACTAAACATTTAAGAAATAAAATCGCTGGATATGTAACAAGGCTTGTCAGGTTAGAACAAACCCAAGAATAA
- the dapA gene encoding 4-hydroxy-tetrahydrodipicolinate synthase — MKFEGTYVAMVTPFTNDLEIDEEGFRSNINYLIDKGVTGLVGAGTTGESATVSHEEHQRIIDILVDEVNGRVETIAGTGSNATSEALSLTQYAYDAGADSALLITPYYNKPQQHAMVQHYSTIADAVDIPLILYNVPSRTGINMDVETIVELAKVDGIDAVKEASGSVDKVSDIYKALTHEGIEDDFCILSGEDSLTLPLMAVGATGVISASANIDAKRMVLMVDSILNDDYTRAMELHYEMVELIRALFIESNPVPVKTAMNLMGLPSGPLRQPLAEMLPENLEVLKKALKDSDLI, encoded by the coding sequence ATGAAATTTGAAGGAACATATGTTGCAATGGTAACTCCATTCACAAATGATTTGGAGATTGATGAAGAGGGATTCAGATCTAATATTAACTATTTGATTGATAAGGGAGTCACAGGTTTAGTTGGTGCAGGCACCACCGGTGAATCCGCTACAGTCAGTCACGAAGAGCATCAAAGGATTATTGATATCCTTGTCGATGAGGTTAACGGCAGGGTTGAAACTATTGCCGGAACCGGAAGTAACGCAACTTCCGAAGCACTTTCCCTAACCCAATATGCATATGATGCAGGTGCGGATTCCGCATTGTTAATCACTCCATATTACAACAAACCTCAGCAACATGCTATGGTTCAACATTACTCAACCATTGCTGATGCGGTTGACATTCCTTTGATTCTATATAATGTGCCTTCCCGTACAGGAATCAACATGGATGTTGAGACTATCGTGGAACTCGCTAAAGTCGACGGTATCGATGCTGTCAAAGAAGCTAGCGGAAGCGTTGATAAAGTTTCCGACATCTACAAAGCACTTACCCATGAAGGAATTGAGGATGATTTCTGCATTCTCTCAGGTGAAGACTCATTGACCTTACCTCTTATGGCTGTCGGTGCTACAGGTGTCATTTCAGCTTCAGCAAACATTGATGCAAAAAGAATGGTTTTAATGGTTGACAGCATTCTCAATGATGATTACACAAGAGCAATGGAACTTCACTATGAAATGGTCGAATTGATTAGGGCATTGTTCATTGAAAGCAATCCAGTTCCTGTCAAAACAGCAATGAATCTCATGGGACTCCCATCAGGACCATTAAGACAACCACTTGCAGAAATGTTACCGGAAAATCTTGAAGTTCTCAAAAAAGCATTAAAAGATTCAGATTTAATTTAA
- the dapB gene encoding 4-hydroxy-tetrahydrodipicolinate reductase, with translation MIRVAVTGAAGRMGSGIIRKITEQDDMEVVAAIEMPNTPLAGKDAGLQAGIDELGVEITGSENLEETLKASEPDVLVDFTIAHAAVETIKTATSCGVGVVVGTTGFSDEQMQSNIDNVKANNVPAVISSNMAIGVNVFFNTLKKLAPLLYDFDIEIIEAHHNQKKDAPSGTAMTAFEVIAKELERDPEEVGVYGRKGLVGKRTPEEIGVHAIRGGDIVGDHTVMFVGDGERIELKHQAHTREVFIAGVIRAIRYIPNAEKGIVSSMNDVLGLE, from the coding sequence ATGATTAGAGTTGCAGTAACTGGAGCCGCAGGAAGAATGGGCTCCGGAATAATTAGAAAAATTACTGAGCAAGATGACATGGAAGTTGTTGCGGCTATTGAAATGCCTAACACTCCTCTTGCAGGTAAAGATGCAGGCCTTCAGGCTGGAATTGACGAGTTAGGTGTTGAAATCACCGGATCTGAAAACTTGGAAGAAACTTTAAAAGCATCCGAACCTGATGTTTTGGTTGATTTCACTATCGCTCACGCAGCTGTTGAAACAATTAAAACCGCAACATCCTGTGGTGTCGGTGTTGTTGTTGGAACCACCGGATTCAGTGATGAACAGATGCAATCAAACATTGACAATGTAAAGGCCAATAATGTTCCTGCAGTCATCTCATCAAACATGGCTATCGGAGTGAATGTGTTCTTCAATACATTAAAGAAATTGGCTCCGTTATTGTATGATTTTGATATTGAAATTATTGAAGCTCACCACAACCAGAAAAAGGACGCTCCATCCGGAACAGCTATGACTGCATTTGAAGTTATAGCTAAAGAATTGGAACGTGACCCGGAAGAGGTAGGTGTTTACGGAAGAAAAGGACTTGTCGGCAAAAGAACCCCTGAAGAAATAGGTGTTCATGCAATCCGTGGTGGTGACATTGTAGGTGACCACACCGTAATGTTTGTCGGCGACGGTGAAAGAATTGAGCTCAAGCACCAGGCACATACAAGAGAAGTGTTCATTGCAGGTGTAATAAGAGCTATCAGATACATTCCGAATGCTGAAAAAGGCATTGTCAGCAGCATGAATGACGTTTTAGGATTAGAATAG
- a CDS encoding chorismate mutase, whose product MKSNSEIKSFESENEARILLEESRKRIDEIDNALFDLISQRTSLAKDIALSKEYLGMPVYDENREKEVHRKIEKFAEDNNLDVDVIDQIVNLLTILNKNEQKEILRRNVNGQY is encoded by the coding sequence TTGAAAAGTAATAGTGAAATTAAATCTTTTGAAAGTGAAAACGAAGCTAGAATACTTCTCGAAGAATCCAGAAAACGTATTGATGAAATTGATAATGCGTTATTTGATTTAATTTCTCAAAGAACTTCTCTTGCAAAGGATATTGCACTTTCCAAGGAATATCTTGGAATGCCTGTTTACGATGAGAATAGGGAAAAGGAAGTTCACAGAAAAATTGAGAAATTTGCTGAAGATAATAATCTTGATGTTGATGTTATTGATCAAATCGTGAATTTGTTAACTATATTGAATAAAAACGAGCAAAAAGAAATTTTAAGGAGGAATGTTAATGGGCAATATTAG